A genomic segment from Marmota flaviventris isolate mMarFla1 chromosome 7, mMarFla1.hap1, whole genome shotgun sequence encodes:
- the LOC114104681 gene encoding afamin-like encodes MKQLKFSGFIFFLLFLTESLSLLTETQDVDSFGITQKFIEENTGSITIIAFAQYVQEATFDEMEILVKDIIEYRDKCLAHKTLPECAEIAINVLQGRICAIEGLPQKYNFSHCCSKMGFERRLCFLYNKKADVGFLPPFPTLDPEEKCQAYKINTESFLNRYMHEVARRNPFAFGPTLLTVAARFEEVAKTCCEEQQKASCFQAKAAPITQYLKAMSSYQKTVCGAFLKFGPKVLNSINVAVFSQKFPKIEFKDLTSLLEDVSSMYDGCCEGDVLQCIRYQSQVMSHICSKQESISSKIKECCEEKMPEREACIINSSKDGRPQDLSLREAKFTDNENVCQERDTDPGNFFAEFLYEYSRRHPELSTPELLRIARVYEDLLADCCNKENPPDCYRQAEDKFNETTERSLRMVQQECEQLQNLGKDGLKYHSLIELTKIAPQLSTEELISLGKEMVTALTTCCTLSEEFACVDNLADLVLGELCGINTNRTINPAVDHCCKANFAFRRLCFKELKGDEMYEPPSSQGFFTSCVDWCQAQNEELQRKKDRFLVNLVKLKPGLTYEELQSLFTSFTNMAEKCCKMQEPEACFLEEGPKIGN; translated from the exons atgaagcaattaaaattttcaggttttatttttttcttattgttcttgACTGAATCCCTAAGCCTGCTTACAGAGACTCAGGATGTAG ACAGCTTTGGTATTACCCAGAAGTTTATAGAAGAGAACACTGGATCTAT CACCATCATTGCCTTCGCTCAGTATGTTCAAGAAGCAACCTTTGATGAAATGGAAATTCTGGTGAAAGACATCATAGAATACAGGGATAAATGTTTGGCTCACAAGACACTTCCAGAGTGTGCAGAAATAGCT ATTAATGTGTTACAGGGAAGGATATGTGCTATAGAGGGGTTGCCTCAGAAGTATAATTTTTCACACTGCTGCAGTAAAATGGGCTTTGAAAGAAGACTCTGTTTCTTGTATAACAAGAAAGCTGATGTAGgatttctccctcctttccctacTCTGGATCCTGAAGAGAAATGCCAGGCTTATAAAATTAACACAGAATCTTTTCTAAATCG CTACATGCATGAAGTTGCCAGAAGGAACCCCTTTGCCTTTGGCCCTACACTTTTAACTGTTGCTGCTCGCTTTGAGGAAGTGGCAAAAACATGCTGTGAAGAACAACAGAAAGCCAGCTGCTTTCAAGCAAAG gCAGCACCTATCacacaatatttaaaagcaaTGTCTTCCTATCAAAAAACTGTCTGTGGGGCCTTTTTGAAATTTGGACCCAAAGTCTTAAACTCTAT AAATGTTGCTGTATTCAGTCAAAAATTCCCCAAGATTGAATTTAAGGATCTTACTTCCCTCCTAGAAGATGTTTCTTCCATGTATGATGGATGCTGTGAAGGGGATGTTTTGCAGTGCATTCGTTACCAG AGCCAGGTTATGAGCCATATTTGTTCAAAACAAGAATCCATCTCCAGCAAAATCAAAGAGTGCTGTGAAGAGAAAATGCCAGAGCGTGAAGCATGCATAATTAACTCAAGTAAAGATGGTAGACCACAGGATTTATCTCTAAGAGAAGCAAAATTTACTGACAATGAAAATGTGTGTCAAGAAAGAGACACTGACCCAGGCAActtttttgctga ATTTCTTTATGAATACTCAAGGAGACACCCAGAGCTGTCTACACCAGAGCTTCTAAGAATTGCAAGAGTATATGAGGATCTCCTGGCAGATTGTTGCAATAAAGAAAACCCTCCAGACTGTTACCGTCAGGCG GAAGACAAATTCAATGAGACAACTGAGAGAAGCCTCAGGATGGTCCAACAAGAATGTGAACAGTTGCAGAATTTGGGGAAGGATGGCTTGAAATACCA CTCCCTTATCGAGCTCACAAAGATAGCCCCCCAGCTCTCCACTGAAGAACTGATCTCTCTTGGCAAGGAAATGGTGACAGCTTTGACTACCTGCTGTACACTAAGCGAGGAGTTTGCCTGTGTTGATAATTTG GCAGATTTAGTTCTTGGAGAATTATGTGGAATAAATACAAATCGAACCATCAACCCTGCTGTGGACCACTGTTGTAAAGCAAACTTTGCCTTCAGAAGGCTCTGCTTCAAAGAATTGAAAGGTGATGAAATGTATGAGCCACCCAGCTCTCAAGGTTTCTTTACCTCTTGTGTGGACTGGTGTCAGGCTCAGAATGAGGagcttcaaagaaagaaagacag ATTTCTTGTCAATTTGGtgaagctcaagcctggactcacttATGAGGAGCTGCAGTCTTTGTTTACGAGTTTCACTAATATGGCAGAGAAATGCTGCAAAATGCAGGAGCCAGAAGCCTGTTTTCTTGAAGAG GGTCCCAAAATTGGCAACTAA